A region from the Gossypium hirsutum isolate 1008001.06 chromosome A08, Gossypium_hirsutum_v2.1, whole genome shotgun sequence genome encodes:
- the LOC107890873 gene encoding uncharacterized protein, which translates to MAYYKVRYCLKCRTPLCWTKLGERRVLGPKLVSETDKKDQLIKDCLKVASNREKSYADLKNFMFLKVSPWKNVLRFGHKGKLSLRFIGPYRILKRLGPVAYRLELPSELDCIHDVFHVLMLRRYCSDPTHIVPVKDIEVRPDLTFEEEPVQILDRDIKVLRRKSIPLVKVLWWNHSIEEATWEPEDSMHQ; encoded by the coding sequence atggcataTTACAAGGTACGATATTGTCTTAAGTGTCGCACTCCCttatgttggactaagttgggtgaaCGACGGGTTTTAGGTCCAAAGTTAGTCTCTGAGACTGATAAGAAGGATCAACTAATTAAGGATTGTCTGAAAGTAGCTTCTAACAGagaaaagtcttatgccgatctcaAGAACTTTATGTTTctgaaggtctcgccatggaagaacgTTTTGAGGTTCGGTcacaagggcaagttgagccttaggtttattgggccgtaccgTATACTGAAGCGACTGGGACCAGTTGCATATCGGTTGGAACTACCTTCAGAGTTGGATtgcattcatgatgtttttcatgttttaatgttgAGACGCTActgctctgatcccacgcatattgTTCCAGTAAAGGAcattgaggttagaccagatctaACGTTTGAGGAGGAGCCGGTCCAGATTCTGGATCGTGACATTAAAGTTCTGCGAAGAAAGTCTATCCCCTTAGTGAAAGTGCTGTGGTGGAATCATAGCAttgaggaagccacttgggagccGGAGGACTCGATGCATCAGTAG